A genomic region of Dictyoglomus sp. NZ13-RE01 contains the following coding sequences:
- a CDS encoding phenylalanine--tRNA ligase subunit beta: MLISYRWLLEYLEDEVSVEDIVKAFRNLGLYASYQYKDGKLKIGDNWKDIIISEIKDVTPHPTKDELLVCKVFNGKDILTIVTGAKNVFKSAKVPLAPIGAKVQGHEIAMRKFDEIPSEGMLCSEWELEISQDKEGIMILPDDYEVGKKLSDYLGDGDYLLEIEIPSNRGDCLSYIGLAREISAYFNIPLKLPKLDVYEEGESIFNLAGAEIWDYDLCSRFALRLITDVKIEKSPLWLRWKLERVGLRSINNIVDITNYIMLEMGQPLHAYDYDLIEGKKLIARRAKENEKIVLINDEEKILDESILVIADEKRPVGIGGIMGGKDTEISENTKNILLEAANFNPVNIRRSARKLGLRTEASLRFERGVDVVQTGNILDRASELMRILGKGKVAKGRIDVYKELPKENRVFLRLQRVNKILGVDLKESEIIEQLSRIGFQILSQNPVLEVKVPSYRQDIKEEIDLIEEVARFYGYNNIPTLPMQKGIVVLPPLNEEIIERKLRNILTSLGLWEVINYSFISYKELENSGVLNSFPSYISLINPLSEENSILRTSLLPSLLKVAQTNSNRQRKDVFIFEIGKVFLKDGENYNEEKHLGILLAGEWFVSSWNIPQDLLRADFYDLKGIFENIFEEIWGLKIDLEKSSFPFLHPEKQGYIKVGEDIYGYMGEVHPLIAQNYDLREKVYFGEINLDRLNYLKEKPKFKPLPLYPGVKRDLALLVPEDMLVSKVEKVIKESSMGLLSSIKIFDLYQGEKIEKGYKSVAFSLFFLALDHTLTDEEVDKVIENILLNLKEIGVYLRAK, encoded by the coding sequence ATGCTTATTTCATATAGGTGGCTTTTAGAATATCTGGAAGATGAAGTTAGTGTAGAGGATATTGTAAAAGCATTTAGAAATTTAGGACTTTATGCATCTTATCAGTATAAAGATGGGAAATTGAAAATAGGGGATAATTGGAAAGATATTATTATTAGTGAGATTAAGGATGTAACACCTCATCCCACAAAGGATGAACTCTTGGTTTGTAAGGTTTTTAATGGAAAAGATATTTTAACAATAGTAACTGGAGCAAAAAATGTTTTTAAATCTGCTAAGGTTCCATTAGCTCCAATTGGTGCTAAGGTTCAAGGACATGAAATAGCAATGAGAAAATTTGATGAGATTCCTTCTGAGGGTATGCTCTGTTCCGAATGGGAGCTCGAGATATCCCAGGATAAAGAAGGAATTATGATTCTTCCTGATGATTATGAGGTTGGGAAAAAGTTAAGTGATTACTTAGGGGATGGAGATTATTTATTGGAGATCGAAATTCCTTCTAATAGAGGAGATTGTTTAAGTTATATAGGTTTAGCAAGGGAAATATCCGCATACTTCAACATACCATTAAAATTACCTAAATTAGATGTATACGAAGAAGGAGAGTCCATATTTAATCTGGCTGGAGCAGAAATTTGGGATTATGATCTATGTTCAAGATTTGCCCTAAGACTAATCACAGATGTTAAGATTGAGAAATCTCCCTTATGGCTTAGATGGAAGCTTGAAAGGGTTGGATTGAGATCTATTAATAACATCGTTGATATTACAAACTATATTATGTTAGAAATGGGACAACCCCTTCATGCATATGATTATGACCTCATAGAGGGGAAAAAGTTGATTGCAAGAAGAGCAAAAGAAAATGAAAAAATTGTTTTGATAAATGATGAAGAGAAAATACTTGATGAAAGTATATTAGTGATAGCGGATGAAAAAAGACCTGTAGGAATTGGTGGAATAATGGGAGGAAAGGATACAGAAATTTCCGAAAATACTAAGAATATTTTATTAGAAGCTGCTAATTTTAATCCCGTTAATATAAGGAGAAGTGCAAGAAAGTTAGGATTAAGGACTGAGGCATCTTTGAGATTTGAGAGAGGGGTAGATGTGGTTCAAACGGGTAACATATTAGATAGAGCAAGTGAATTAATGCGAATTTTAGGTAAAGGAAAAGTAGCAAAGGGTAGGATTGATGTTTATAAGGAACTACCAAAAGAAAATAGAGTATTTCTAAGACTTCAAAGGGTAAATAAAATCTTAGGTGTTGATTTAAAGGAAAGTGAGATCATTGAACAATTGAGTAGAATTGGTTTTCAGATATTATCTCAAAATCCAGTTTTAGAAGTTAAAGTACCATCTTATAGACAGGATATTAAAGAGGAGATTGATCTTATCGAAGAGGTTGCGAGATTTTACGGCTATAACAACATACCAACACTACCTATGCAGAAGGGTATAGTTGTTTTGCCTCCATTAAATGAAGAGATTATTGAAAGAAAATTGAGAAATATACTAACTTCTCTTGGATTATGGGAGGTTATAAATTATAGTTTCATTTCCTATAAAGAATTAGAAAATTCGGGAGTATTAAATTCTTTTCCTTCATATATTTCTTTAATTAATCCTTTAAGTGAAGAAAACTCAATACTTAGAACCTCTTTACTCCCATCCCTTTTGAAGGTTGCCCAGACCAATTCCAATAGACAAAGAAAGGATGTATTTATATTTGAAATAGGAAAAGTTTTTTTGAAGGATGGTGAAAATTATAACGAGGAGAAGCATTTAGGAATTTTACTGGCTGGTGAATGGTTTGTATCCTCATGGAATATTCCTCAGGATTTATTGAGAGCTGATTTTTACGATTTAAAGGGGATTTTTGAAAATATTTTTGAAGAGATATGGGGATTAAAAATTGATTTAGAAAAGTCAAGTTTTCCTTTTCTACATCCTGAGAAACAGGGATATATCAAGGTGGGAGAAGATATATATGGATATATGGGGGAGGTGCATCCATTAATTGCCCAAAATTATGATTTAAGAGAAAAGGTTTATTTTGGCGAAATCAATTTAGATAGATTAAATTACCTGAAAGAAAAGCCTAAATTTAAGCCTCTGCCATTATATCCAGGAGTGAAAAGAGATCTTGCCCTCTTAGTACCTGAGGATATGTTGGTTTCAAAAGTAGAGAAGGTAATTAAAGAGAGCTCTATGGGACTTCTTTCCTCTATAAAGATTTTTGATCTTTACCAAGGAGAAAAAATCGAAAAGGGATATAAGAGTGTAGCATTTTCTTTGTTTTTCTTGGCTTTAGATCATACTTTGACAGATGAAGAAGTAGATAAGGTGATAGAAAATATACTATTAAACTTAAAAGAAATAGGAGTATATCTAAGAGCCAAATGA
- a CDS encoding phenylalanine--tRNA ligase subunit alpha translates to MREEEYISKVEYAKERLKNVTDEKELEEIKREFLGKNSFLNQILRSLGKMSPEERIYWGKLANQWKDELERLYEEAEKRVKLLALEKRLSKEKIDITLPGRRKPIGKIHPLIQVIEEIVSVFKEMGFQVVYGPELETDYYNFTALNIPHDHPVRESHDSFYVDNEHLLRTQTSPVQIRVMEKIKPPLRIVAPGKCYRRDMPDATHSPMFFQIEGLAVDTDVSFAELKGVLTIFAHRIFGKDRKVYFIPSYFPFTEPSAEMYVECGVCKGEGCKACGYSGVLEILGCGMVHPQVFRVVGIDPEKYTGFAFGMGPDRIAMQLYGVDDIRLFYENDIRFLNQF, encoded by the coding sequence ATGAGAGAAGAAGAGTACATTTCTAAGGTTGAGTATGCAAAAGAAAGGCTTAAAAATGTAACCGATGAAAAAGAATTAGAAGAAATTAAGAGGGAGTTTTTAGGTAAAAATAGTTTTCTGAACCAAATTCTGAGGTCCTTGGGAAAAATGTCTCCTGAGGAAAGAATATATTGGGGAAAACTTGCAAATCAATGGAAGGATGAATTAGAAAGGCTGTATGAAGAGGCAGAAAAAAGGGTAAAATTATTGGCATTGGAAAAAAGACTTTCCAAGGAGAAAATAGATATAACTTTGCCTGGAAGAAGGAAACCTATTGGAAAGATCCATCCTTTGATTCAGGTTATTGAAGAGATCGTATCCGTTTTTAAAGAGATGGGTTTTCAAGTTGTTTATGGACCTGAGTTAGAGACAGACTATTATAACTTTACTGCCTTAAATATTCCTCATGATCATCCTGTTAGAGAATCCCATGATTCCTTTTATGTAGATAATGAGCATCTTTTAAGGACTCAAACCTCTCCAGTGCAGATAAGGGTTATGGAGAAGATTAAGCCTCCTTTAAGAATTGTTGCACCTGGTAAATGTTACAGAAGGGATATGCCTGATGCTACTCATAGTCCAATGTTTTTTCAGATAGAAGGACTTGCGGTTGATACAGATGTCTCTTTCGCAGAATTAAAAGGTGTTTTAACAATATTTGCCCATAGGATTTTTGGTAAAGACAGAAAGGTTTATTTTATCCCAAGTTACTTTCCTTTTACTGAACCAAGTGCAGAGATGTATGTAGAATGTGGAGTATGTAAAGGAGAAGGATGCAAAGCCTGTGGATATTCAGGCGTGTTAGAGATATTAGGTTGTGGAATGGTACATCCTCAAGTGTTTAGGGTTGTAGGCATTGATCCAGAGAAATATACTGGCTTTGCTTTTGGTATGGGACCTGATAGAATTGCTATGCAGTTATACGGAGTTGATGATATAAGATTATTCTATGAAAATGATATTAGATTTTTAAATCAATTCTAA
- a CDS encoding 23S rRNA methyltransferase, with amino-acid sequence MSFISSRHNAEIKEIISLRDKKTRKEKGKCIVEGWRLLKDAWKSGVYIYKVYISKSLWEKKDKELKEFLNSISYSVVDDSLMNKLSLLETPPGILGVLPLFLEPKWDVLINNKNYIAIYSDGIQDPGNLGTLIRISEGLYADALILSEDTVDPYNYKVIRASSGSIFRLPIWIASYKEILEFFKGHRVVIADPKGEKIYFQYNFRESFLLILGNEAWGVREELYSPLNPIKLRIPLKETVESLNVAIAGSAFLFEAQKQRLMEGNRL; translated from the coding sequence ATGAGTTTTATCTCAAGTCGCCACAATGCAGAAATAAAGGAAATTATTAGTTTAAGAGATAAAAAAACACGAAAAGAAAAAGGCAAATGTATTGTAGAAGGTTGGCGACTTTTAAAGGATGCGTGGAAAAGTGGGGTTTATATTTATAAGGTATATATTTCTAAATCATTATGGGAAAAGAAAGATAAGGAATTAAAAGAATTCCTTAATTCTATTTCCTATTCTGTTGTTGATGACTCTTTAATGAATAAATTGTCCTTATTGGAAACACCTCCAGGAATACTGGGGGTGCTTCCTTTATTTTTAGAGCCAAAATGGGATGTATTAATAAATAATAAAAACTATATTGCGATATATTCTGATGGCATTCAAGATCCTGGAAATTTAGGGACCCTCATAAGGATTTCTGAAGGATTATATGCGGATGCTCTAATACTTTCTGAGGATACGGTTGATCCTTATAATTATAAAGTGATAAGGGCTTCATCGGGCTCAATTTTTAGATTACCGATTTGGATTGCATCCTATAAAGAGATTTTAGAGTTTTTCAAGGGGCATAGAGTAGTAATTGCGGACCCAAAAGGTGAAAAAATATATTTTCAATATAACTTTAGAGAGAGTTTCCTCTTAATTTTAGGTAATGAGGCATGGGGAGTTAGAGAGGAATTATACTCTCCTTTAAATCCAATAAAATTGCGTATACCACTAAAAGAAACTGTTGAATCATTAAATGTGGCAATCGCAGGTTCTGCTTTTCTTTTTGAGGCTCAAAAACAAAGATTAATGGAGGGAAATAGATTATGA
- a CDS encoding 50S ribosomal protein L20 yields MRVKGGYITRRRHKEILKLAKGFRGRRSRIFKIANQSVIKALYDAYVDRRRKKREFRRLWIVRINAAVRPFGLSYSKFISKLQKQNIKLNRKMLAELAISEPEAFKQLVNQVM; encoded by the coding sequence ATGAGGGTAAAAGGTGGCTATATAACAAGAAGAAGACATAAAGAAATACTGAAGCTTGCAAAGGGTTTTAGAGGAAGAAGAAGTAGAATATTTAAGATTGCAAACCAATCAGTAATAAAAGCTTTATATGATGCATATGTAGATAGAAGAAGAAAAAAGAGAGAGTTTCGTAGATTATGGATAGTAAGAATTAATGCAGCAGTAAGACCTTTTGGTCTTTCCTATAGCAAATTTATCTCTAAGTTACAGAAGCAGAATATAAAGTTAAATAGAAAAATGCTTGCAGAGTTAGCAATTTCTGAGCCTGAAGCCTTTAAACAATTGGTGAATCAAGTAATGTAA
- the rpmI gene encoding 50S ribosomal protein L35 produces MSNKLKTRSSAAKRFKVTATGKILHKKAGMRHNLGKKSSSRKRRLSIPSAIKNVEEWHVKKMLPYKF; encoded by the coding sequence ATGAGCAATAAATTGAAGACAAGATCTTCTGCTGCTAAGAGATTTAAGGTGACTGCAACGGGAAAAATCCTGCATAAAAAGGCTGGGATGAGGCACAATTTAGGTAAAAAATCCAGTTCAAGAAAGAGAAGATTAAGTATTCCATCCGCCATTAAAAATGTTGAGGAATGGCACGTTAAAAAAATGTTACCTTATAAATTTTAA
- a CDS encoding translation initiation factor IF-3, with amino-acid sequence MDKEYRVNEKIRAREVRVVGEDGRQLGIMHLDQALRLARERNLDLVEVAPNANPPVCRIMDYGKFKYEMARKEKESKKNQRVIEVKEIKIRPNIEEHDYQVKLKKIREFLEKGNKVRLVILFKGRQLIYTEWGDKLLERILKDIEDLGVAEKKGPLMGSSLIVMLAPKKSTNKKVILEEVKNEQ; translated from the coding sequence ATAGATAAAGAGTATCGAGTAAATGAGAAGATTAGAGCAAGGGAGGTAAGAGTTGTAGGAGAGGATGGAAGACAACTTGGTATAATGCATTTAGATCAAGCATTGAGACTTGCTCGTGAAAGAAATTTAGATTTAGTTGAGGTTGCACCAAATGCAAATCCTCCTGTTTGTAGGATAATGGATTATGGAAAGTTCAAGTATGAGATGGCAAGAAAAGAGAAAGAGAGCAAGAAGAACCAAAGGGTAATAGAGGTTAAGGAAATAAAGATTAGACCAAATATTGAGGAACATGATTATCAAGTAAAACTTAAAAAAATTAGAGAATTTCTTGAAAAAGGGAATAAGGTAAGACTTGTTATACTTTTTAAAGGTAGACAATTGATATATACTGAATGGGGTGATAAACTTTTAGAGAGAATACTAAAAGATATTGAGGATTTAGGAGTAGCAGAGAAAAAAGGTCCCTTAATGGGATCTTCTTTAATTGTTATGCTTGCTCCTAAAAAGTCTACTAATAAAAAAGTAATATTAGAGGAGGTAAAAAATGAGCAATAA
- the rpoD gene encoding RNA polymerase sigma factor RpoD, with translation MGNKKYSDKITPEEILADYPYPEENLDEIEDLIAEHELVEGEEFKDLKQEEITEGLEEGLELPEEIELDDPVKMYLKEIGKIPLLTPEEEVELAKRASEGDEEAKKKLIEANLRLVVSVAKRYIGRGLLFLDLIQEGNLGLIKAVEKFDYRKGFKFSTYATWWIRQAITRAIADQARTIRIPVHMVETMNKIHKVTRQLTQELGRKPTDEEVAERVGLPVERIREISLMGQEPLSLEMPVGEDEDNRLADFIENKGLSPADYAVQESLKRDINELLNELSEREREILKLRFGLVDNQPRTLEEVGKLFNVTRERIRQIEAKALRRLRHPSRSKKIKDYLEE, from the coding sequence ATGGGAAATAAGAAATATTCAGATAAAATTACGCCAGAAGAAATTTTAGCGGATTATCCTTATCCAGAAGAAAATCTGGATGAGATAGAGGATCTTATAGCAGAACATGAACTGGTTGAAGGTGAAGAGTTCAAGGATTTAAAGCAAGAAGAGATAACTGAGGGACTTGAGGAGGGATTGGAGCTTCCTGAAGAGATAGAGTTAGACGATCCAGTAAAGATGTATTTAAAAGAAATAGGGAAGATACCATTATTAACACCAGAAGAAGAAGTTGAACTTGCTAAAAGAGCATCAGAGGGTGATGAAGAGGCTAAGAAAAAATTAATAGAGGCTAATTTAAGGTTGGTTGTTAGTGTGGCAAAAAGATATATAGGGAGAGGGCTTTTATTCTTAGATCTTATACAGGAAGGTAATTTGGGTTTAATTAAGGCAGTTGAGAAGTTTGATTATAGAAAGGGATTTAAGTTTAGCACCTATGCTACTTGGTGGATAAGACAAGCTATAACAAGAGCAATAGCTGATCAGGCAAGAACCATAAGAATTCCTGTACATATGGTAGAAACCATGAATAAGATACATAAGGTAACAAGACAATTAACACAGGAATTAGGTAGAAAACCTACCGATGAAGAGGTTGCAGAGAGGGTAGGTCTTCCAGTAGAAAGAATTAGGGAGATTAGTCTAATGGGACAAGAACCTTTGTCTTTGGAAATGCCAGTAGGAGAAGACGAGGATAATAGATTGGCGGATTTTATTGAGAATAAAGGATTAAGTCCAGCGGATTATGCTGTTCAGGAATCCTTGAAAAGAGATATTAATGAACTTTTGAATGAACTTTCTGAGAGAGAAAGAGAAATATTGAAGTTAAGATTTGGGCTTGTTGATAATCAACCTCGTACTTTAGAAGAAGTAGGAAAACTTTTTAACGTAACAAGAGAGCGTATAAGACAAATAGAGGCAAAGGCTTTGAGAAGATTAAGGCATCCGTCAAGAAGTAAGAAAATCAAAGATTATTTAGAAGAATAA
- a CDS encoding DNA primase: MALSLEDFVDEVKERVNIVDVISKYVNLKRVGKNFAGLCPFHNEKTPSFYVSPEKGLYHCFGCGASGDVFTFLMNYKNISFMSALEELANEVGLELPKKEEKREKYDVHLEIIKSTAEFYHLFLSSKFGKEGKEYLKKRNIKEKTQEDFLLGFAPKNPQLLYKYLIKKGFSEEDIIKSKVLFYSNGEWRDLFAGRVTFPIINHRGKIVGFGARTLGNDEPKYINSPESDIFNKREILYALYHGKEKIKKDGKAILVEGYMDAISLHQEGINIAVASLGTSLTHSQAKLLKNYTNNVIIAYDKDVAGIQAGKRALSIFELEGMNVFWLDLPQGYKDPDEYIQKNDKEKFIKLLNNSRQALEFLIDHTLNEEMPLQEKIENLLEILTSSILRSKNILIQQEKVKGYIPYICKKLNVSENIFQKVLKTRILQEQRNYQAEKKAEIIKVLGLSQLEEILLGFILLGVEEFNIKSLSPDDFTFPFFQEVIRKWRVWENKSNLEEFINLWDEDKRDFLRRAIKLAEINRNELSYILDRFREEQIKKQIRLRKEELARLEKDTYTEEELEYIIEIKKEIQWLISQLKRVQ, translated from the coding sequence ATGGCTCTTTCCTTAGAGGACTTTGTTGATGAGGTTAAGGAAAGAGTAAACATAGTAGACGTTATATCAAAATATGTAAATTTAAAGAGAGTTGGGAAAAATTTTGCAGGACTCTGTCCTTTTCATAATGAAAAAACTCCATCCTTTTATGTGAGTCCGGAGAAAGGGCTTTATCATTGCTTCGGCTGTGGAGCAAGTGGCGATGTCTTTACTTTTCTAATGAATTACAAAAATATATCTTTTATGTCCGCCTTAGAAGAATTAGCAAATGAAGTTGGATTAGAGTTACCAAAAAAAGAAGAAAAACGCGAAAAGTATGATGTTCATTTGGAGATAATTAAATCTACAGCAGAATTTTATCATTTGTTTTTAAGTAGTAAGTTTGGAAAAGAAGGTAAAGAATATTTAAAGAAGAGAAACATTAAGGAAAAAACTCAAGAGGATTTTCTCTTAGGATTTGCTCCTAAAAATCCTCAGCTTCTTTATAAATATTTAATAAAGAAAGGTTTCTCTGAGGAGGATATTATAAAAAGTAAGGTTTTGTTCTATTCAAATGGGGAATGGCGGGATCTTTTTGCAGGGAGAGTTACTTTTCCAATAATTAATCATAGGGGAAAAATTGTGGGGTTTGGAGCTAGAACCTTAGGGAATGATGAGCCAAAGTATATAAATTCTCCTGAGTCGGATATTTTCAATAAAAGAGAAATATTGTATGCTTTGTATCACGGAAAGGAGAAGATAAAAAAGGATGGTAAAGCTATTCTTGTAGAAGGATACATGGATGCAATTTCGTTGCATCAGGAGGGTATAAATATAGCTGTTGCATCTTTAGGTACCTCTTTGACCCATTCTCAGGCAAAATTATTAAAAAACTATACAAATAACGTAATAATTGCATACGATAAAGATGTGGCAGGAATACAAGCAGGAAAGAGAGCACTTTCAATTTTTGAGCTTGAAGGGATGAATGTATTTTGGCTTGATTTACCGCAGGGTTATAAAGATCCTGATGAATATATACAAAAAAATGATAAAGAGAAATTTATAAAATTATTAAATAATAGTAGGCAAGCCTTAGAATTTCTTATTGATCATACTCTAAATGAGGAGATGCCTCTTCAGGAAAAAATAGAAAATCTTTTAGAAATATTGACATCTTCAATTCTTCGTAGTAAAAATATACTTATCCAGCAGGAAAAAGTAAAGGGTTATATTCCCTATATATGCAAAAAATTGAATGTGTCAGAGAATATATTTCAAAAGGTTTTAAAGACGAGGATATTACAAGAGCAGAGAAATTATCAAGCGGAGAAAAAGGCAGAAATAATAAAAGTTTTAGGTTTATCTCAGCTTGAGGAAATTTTATTAGGATTTATTCTATTAGGTGTTGAAGAATTTAATATTAAAAGTTTGAGTCCCGACGATTTCACATTTCCTTTTTTCCAAGAAGTGATTAGAAAATGGAGAGTATGGGAGAATAAAAGTAATTTAGAGGAATTTATAAACTTATGGGACGAAGACAAAAGGGATTTTTTAAGAAGAGCAATTAAGTTGGCAGAAATTAATAGAAATGAGCTAAGCTATATATTAGATAGATTTAGAGAAGAACAAATTAAAAAACAAATTAGGCTAAGAAAGGAAGAGCTTGCAAGATTGGAAAAAGATACTTACACAGAAGAGGAGTTGGAATATATAATAGAAATTAAGAAAGAAATTCAATGGTTAATCAGTCAATTAAAAAGGGTACAATGA